The proteins below come from a single Alkalispirillum mobile genomic window:
- a CDS encoding SulP family inorganic anion transporter has product MEVRSGSSKAGHRLPLFGWLRGYRSEYFAGDVIAGAVVAVMLVPQAMAYAMLANLPPHVGLYASIIPPIAYALFASSRALAVGPVAIVSLMVASVAGTVAVPGTAEHLGAAVALALLSGVVLLVMGMVRLGFVTQFLSHPVLSGFITAAAILIGFSQLRHVLGVEGGGNNLPTMLWALAQSAADINPVTLLLAVGSVALLLLMQGPFKRLLTGLGLSAAIAGLMVKTAPLVLVVLASAAVALLGLDQRYGVSVVGAVPEGLPGIAMPAVDLPLWRELLWGAILIALVGFLESASVAKSLAAKDRERIDPDRELKGLGLANIGASFSGGYPVTGGISRSVVNYTAGARTPLAGVISALLIVLVLLFFTPWLAWLPHASLAAIILVAVVGLVDLHTPRRIWEYSRSEFLTLVTTGGVVLLVGVEAGIVAGVLLSLGLYLWRTSRPHMAVVGRVPGTEHYRNVERHEVKTDPRVLLVRVDENLYFPNTRYLEDRLQGLVWGQGGVEHVVLICSAVNFIDASALETLEELAEQFADSGVTLHLAEVKGPVMDGLVRAGLPEQLRGGQIFLSTHQAMETLGTRSRWVIPT; this is encoded by the coding sequence TTGGAGGTTCGCTCCGGGAGCAGCAAAGCGGGGCATCGGTTGCCCCTGTTCGGTTGGTTGCGTGGCTACCGCTCGGAGTATTTCGCCGGTGATGTAATCGCCGGCGCGGTGGTGGCCGTCATGCTGGTGCCGCAGGCCATGGCCTACGCAATGTTGGCCAACCTGCCCCCGCACGTCGGGCTGTACGCCAGCATTATCCCCCCGATTGCCTACGCCCTGTTCGCCAGCAGTCGCGCCCTGGCCGTCGGGCCGGTGGCCATCGTTTCGCTCATGGTGGCGAGTGTGGCGGGGACGGTGGCCGTGCCCGGTACCGCCGAGCACCTGGGCGCGGCGGTGGCCCTCGCCCTGCTCTCCGGGGTGGTGCTTCTGGTCATGGGCATGGTCCGGCTGGGGTTCGTGACTCAATTCCTCAGCCATCCGGTGCTCTCCGGGTTCATCACCGCCGCGGCGATTCTCATCGGTTTCAGCCAGTTGCGGCACGTCCTCGGGGTAGAGGGGGGCGGCAATAACCTACCCACCATGCTCTGGGCGTTGGCCCAGTCGGCAGCAGATATCAACCCGGTCACGTTGTTGCTGGCGGTGGGCAGTGTGGCGCTGCTGCTTTTGATGCAGGGGCCCTTCAAGCGGCTTCTGACCGGGCTGGGCCTGTCTGCTGCAATCGCCGGCTTAATGGTGAAGACGGCCCCGCTGGTGTTGGTGGTCCTCGCTTCCGCGGCGGTTGCGCTGCTGGGCCTGGACCAACGCTACGGGGTCAGTGTGGTGGGTGCCGTACCGGAAGGCCTGCCCGGCATCGCCATGCCTGCCGTTGATTTGCCGCTTTGGCGGGAACTGCTCTGGGGGGCCATTCTCATTGCATTGGTTGGGTTCCTGGAGAGCGCCTCCGTGGCCAAGTCGCTGGCGGCGAAGGACCGGGAGCGGATAGACCCTGATCGGGAGCTCAAGGGCCTGGGGTTGGCGAATATCGGGGCTTCGTTCTCCGGGGGCTACCCGGTCACCGGCGGTATCTCGCGCTCGGTGGTCAACTACACGGCGGGGGCGCGCACCCCCCTGGCGGGGGTCATCAGCGCCTTGTTAATCGTGCTGGTGTTGTTGTTCTTCACACCCTGGCTGGCCTGGCTGCCTCACGCCAGTCTGGCCGCCATCATCCTGGTGGCCGTGGTGGGCCTGGTGGATCTGCATACCCCCCGGCGGATCTGGGAGTACAGCCGCAGTGAGTTCCTCACCCTGGTAACCACCGGCGGAGTGGTGTTGCTGGTCGGGGTGGAGGCCGGCATCGTGGCCGGCGTGCTCCTCTCCCTGGGCCTCTACCTGTGGCGGACCAGCCGGCCACACATGGCCGTGGTCGGCCGGGTGCCGGGCACGGAGCACTACCGAAACGTGGAGCGCCACGAGGTGAAGACGGACCCCCGGGTGCTGCTGGTGCGGGTGGACGAGAACCTCTACTTCCCCAATACCCGTTATCTGGAGGACCGGCTGCAGGGTCTGGTCTGGGGCCAGGGCGGGGTGGAGCACGTGGTCCTGATCTGCAGCGCCGTCAATTTCATCGACGCCAGTGCGTTGGAAACCCTCGAGGAGCTGGCGGAGCAGTTCGCGGACAGTGGGGTCACGCTGCACCTGGCAGAGGTGAAGGGCCCGGTGATGGACGGGTTGGTGCGGGCCGGTTTGCCGGAGCAGCTCCGTGGCGGGCAGATCTTCTTGAGCACCCACCAGGCGATGGAAACCCTGGGCACCCGATCCCGGTGGGTCATCCCCACCTGA
- the msrA gene encoding peptide-methionine (S)-S-oxide reductase MsrA — protein MTEAKRAQATLGGGCFWCLEAVFQQLRGVHRVVSGYAGGKRPNPSYQQVCSGATGHAEVVQITFDPDKISYADLLRVFFVIHDPTTLNRQGADIGTQYRSVIFTHDDQQAETAREIMAEVAADWPAPLVTEVTELPAFYPAEPEHQDYYRQHGAQPYCRMVIAPKLGKAQAQFRHLLAK, from the coding sequence ATGACTGAGGCAAAACGGGCGCAGGCAACCCTCGGCGGGGGCTGCTTCTGGTGTCTGGAGGCGGTCTTCCAACAACTGCGCGGTGTCCATCGCGTGGTCTCCGGTTACGCGGGCGGTAAACGGCCGAACCCCAGTTACCAGCAGGTCTGTTCGGGGGCCACCGGCCACGCCGAGGTGGTTCAGATCACCTTCGACCCCGATAAAATCAGCTACGCGGACCTGTTGCGGGTGTTCTTCGTGATCCACGACCCGACCACGCTGAACCGCCAGGGTGCGGATATCGGCACCCAGTACCGTTCGGTCATATTTACCCACGACGACCAGCAAGCCGAGACCGCGCGAGAGATCATGGCAGAGGTGGCCGCCGACTGGCCGGCCCCGCTGGTCACCGAGGTCACCGAGCTGCCCGCCTTCTACCCCGCCGAACCGGAGCACCAGGACTACTACCGGCAACACGGTGCCCAGCCCTACTGCAGGATGGTCATCGCACCGAAGCTCGGCAAGGCGCAGGCGCAATTCCGGCACCTGCTGGCCAAATAG
- a CDS encoding sigma-54 interaction domain-containing protein: MNRMLGKSPELQSVLRAARLVASTDVTTLILGESGTGKELLARTLHDESPRAGSPFIAVNCAALPEGLAESELFGHRRGAFTGAVDAHDGRIAAADGGTLFLDEVGELPAAVQAKLLRFLESGECQPLGATRPQAVDTRVVAATHRDLHEDVAAGRFRADLYYRLQVIPLELPALRERPSDIPALLSHFLETLAGQHGLPGPRLSCAARQCLEAYAWPGNVRELRNTCERLVILHAGQTIEPDHLPAALRTTGGAGNSFRLPAEGVRMDELEADLIRQALARTEGNRSRAARLLGLTRDTLLYRMKKYGLQEEIAGMQRTPLLSA, translated from the coding sequence ATGAACAGAATGCTCGGCAAGTCTCCGGAATTGCAGTCGGTCCTGCGCGCGGCACGACTGGTCGCCAGCACCGATGTCACGACACTGATCCTCGGGGAAAGCGGCACCGGCAAGGAACTGCTGGCGCGCACCCTCCACGACGAAAGCCCCCGTGCAGGTTCCCCCTTCATCGCGGTCAATTGCGCGGCGCTGCCCGAAGGCCTGGCCGAGTCGGAACTCTTTGGCCATCGGCGCGGTGCCTTCACCGGCGCGGTCGATGCCCACGACGGCCGGATCGCGGCCGCGGACGGGGGCACGTTGTTTCTGGACGAGGTCGGCGAGTTGCCGGCAGCGGTCCAGGCCAAGCTACTGCGTTTTCTGGAATCGGGCGAGTGTCAGCCCCTGGGGGCCACCCGGCCGCAGGCCGTGGACACCCGGGTGGTGGCCGCGACCCACCGGGATCTCCACGAGGACGTGGCGGCGGGGCGCTTCCGGGCGGACCTCTATTACCGCCTGCAGGTCATCCCGTTGGAGCTGCCCGCCCTGCGCGAGCGGCCCAGCGACATCCCTGCCCTGCTGAGCCATTTCCTGGAGACGCTGGCCGGTCAGCACGGCCTCCCCGGTCCCCGGCTTTCGTGCGCGGCCCGACAATGCCTGGAGGCCTATGCCTGGCCGGGGAACGTCCGTGAGCTGCGCAACACCTGCGAACGCCTCGTCATTCTGCACGCCGGCCAGACCATTGAACCCGACCACTTACCGGCGGCGCTCCGCACCACCGGCGGAGCCGGCAACAGCTTCCGGCTGCCGGCTGAGGGGGTAAGAATGGACGAACTGGAGGCCGACCTGATCCGCCAGGCGCTGGCGCGCACGGAGGGTAACCGGAGCCGCGCTGCGCGCCTTCTCGGGCTGACACGGGATACACTGCTTTACCGCATGAAAAAGTACGGGTTACAGGAAGAGATAGCCGGCATGCAGCGCACGCCGCTGCTCTCTGCCTGA
- a CDS encoding sulfite exporter TauE/SafE family protein has translation MEYPPLIIAFLVGLFSTVHCLGMCGGIVGALTFSLAPEVRKRGGLLPLYSTAYSLGRITSYSIAGAITGALGGTLLVGLGGQGQFVVQVVAATLLVGIGLYIAGWFPSLARIERVGLPLWRRLEPLGRRMLPVRGVHQAYLFGLVWGWLPCGLVYSALIFSLSAGSAVEGAAFMFFFGLGTMPAMVTAGVMAGTLARFVRRPMIRRIVGVTVILMAVATVTVPGHFYGTEALGGP, from the coding sequence TTGGAATACCCTCCGCTCATCATCGCGTTTCTGGTCGGTCTGTTCAGCACGGTGCACTGCCTGGGCATGTGCGGCGGCATCGTCGGGGCGTTGACATTCAGCCTGGCCCCGGAAGTGCGCAAACGGGGCGGCCTGCTCCCGCTGTACAGCACGGCCTACAGCCTCGGCCGGATCACCAGCTACTCCATAGCCGGGGCCATCACCGGGGCACTGGGCGGCACCCTGCTGGTCGGGCTGGGTGGCCAGGGGCAGTTCGTGGTGCAGGTGGTGGCCGCAACCCTCCTGGTGGGGATCGGGCTCTACATAGCCGGCTGGTTCCCGAGCCTGGCCCGGATAGAGCGGGTCGGTCTGCCCCTGTGGCGCCGACTGGAACCGCTGGGCCGGCGCATGCTTCCGGTGCGCGGCGTCCACCAGGCCTATCTCTTCGGCCTTGTCTGGGGCTGGTTGCCGTGTGGCCTGGTCTACTCGGCGCTGATCTTCAGCCTGTCCGCCGGCAGCGCCGTGGAAGGCGCCGCGTTCATGTTCTTTTTCGGCCTGGGCACTATGCCGGCGATGGTCACTGCCGGCGTCATGGCCGGGACATTGGCCCGCTTTGTCCGCAGGCCAATGATCCGACGCATCGTCGGGGTTACCGTTATATTGATGGCAGTGGCAACGGTCACCGTTCCGGGCCACTTTTACGGCACGGAGGCCCTCGGGGGGCCGTAG